The Methanopyrus kandleri AV19 DNA segment AGCGTCGCAGGCCTCCAGGTCCGCGATGACCACCTCTTCGCCCTTGATTTTCAACACTCCTCTCTCACAAACTTCCACACAGAGCGCACAGGAGGCTCCCTCACATCTGGTCCGGTCGATCTCGATCCGACGGACTACCTGCACCGAGGCTCCCCCGGGGAGGATCGGAGTTGGACGTACGGGTTCGAGAGGATGACGGCGACGTGATCTTAGAGTTCTATGCGGAGGATGGCAAGTCGGTCGAAGTTTCAACGCGTGCGTTCTACACGGCAGTATACCTGAACCGTCAGGACCCTATCGAGAAAACGAAGGAGTTGTTCATTAAGGTCTCGAGGATCCTCGGCGAGGAGCAACCCGAGATCTCGGTGCGGCGAGAGGAGGACCCTTCGGGTCACATCCTGAACCCGTGGGTGGCTAACTCGGAGGGTGCTGACGACGTATGGCCGCTGGTGTTCGAGGTGAGATCGAAGGACGGAGTGGCACGGGAGTTCACGTTACTTGTTCCCGTGAGGTTAGAGCGTCGACGACTCAGGGAGATACTTTTAAAAGTTTTCAGATCTTGATCGTCGGGTTTCCACGGAGGTGATATCATCTTGTACCCGAGAGGAAGGGAGGCTACCCTCGCGGCCGTCTTGCATACCATACTGCGGGACCGTCCCTCGACACAGAAAGAGATCGCAGAGAAGGTTGGCGTTTCCCGACGATACGTGACGGAACTCCTAAGGCCGCTCATCGAGGAGGGCGCCGTTCGAAGGACGTATACCGTCGACATGTCGAAGCTCAGACGCCATTTCCCCGAATTATTCGAGGAGCTTGGAAACTTCCTGTACGAAGATGTGGAGATGCACTTAGAGGGCGTCCGACCTTACTTCAAACGCATGACCGACCTGACCCTCGAGCAGATCGAGACGGCTCTTATCGCGGTCGAGGAGAACCCGGAACAGGCCCCCAAAGTTATCGAGATGGACGAGGAAGTGAACCGGTTGGACGAGGAAATACGTCTCTACGTCCGGACGCTTCCAGTCCTCCATCCTTGTGAAGAAGCCGGCAAGGTGGCGACCCTACTGCTGGAGATCTCGCACTGCATCGAGCGGATAGGGGACTACGCGTGCAACATCGCGGAGGTGGCGGAAACACTCGGGACACTGTCCGACCTGCAATGCTGGAGGGAAGTGCGGGAGGCCGCCCTGGAAGCCCGTAGCATGGTGAAAACCGCCTACAGCATTTTCCTCGGTCGGGTGAAGGAGGAGGACCTGCGCCATGAAGCCGAAAAGGTGTACTGCGCCGAAGATCGTGTCCACAAAAACATAATTAGGGCGTGTGAGAAGGCCGTCGAGGAAACGAAAGAGTTTCCTGAAAAGGCCGACCGACTGTTCGGTCTCTCTCGGATCACGAAGGACATCGAGCGTATCGCGGATAAGGCTGTAGACGTTGTAGATTTCACGCGCGAGCTCGTAGAGGGTAGGCCCCGGGATCTCACACCTGAGCAGGAGATGAGGAGCACCCTACCCGCTGACGGCACTCATTAGGGGGGTGCCGGTTGTACTACATCGGGCTCGGTGGCTTCGGCTGTCGGTTCTCCACTCACGCCTCAAACGCAGGCCTCGAGGTGATCCTCTGCGCGGGATCCAGAGGAGACCTACTGCGGGTGTCGGAAGGCGAGAAAATCGAGGTGGCCAGCGGTATCGGGTTCAGTCGGGACTGGCGTAAGGCTTCCGAGGAGCTGCAAGAGCAAGCGGAGACTATCCGTGAGACGTTAGAAAGGGTGGGCGCCGAGGAACCCACGGTCCTCGCTTTCGGTCTCGGTGGAGCCGTCGGATACGCTTTAGCGCAGCAGATTCTGAAGGAGCCTCCGGTGCCTTTCATCGTACTGACCACGGTTCCGGGAGAATCGGAGGATCCTCAGGTGCGTCGCAACGCTGCTGAACAGGTGAAGAGCGTCCTGGGAGTGTCCATCAAGCTTCCCGTCCTCTGGGTGGACAACGCGTTAGGTGGGTATGAACGGGTTAACAGGGTACTCGAGAGGACACTCCTCGACCTCCGAGACTTCCTGGGCGTGCCCGTGGAGGAGCTCCCGAACTTGGCCGGTAACTACGCGTTGTCACCTTCGATATCCGGAGAGAAGGTGACCGGGGACGTCGTCAAGACATCGGCGGATGAGGTCAGGAAGCTGGTGAAGAGTAGGGAGCCAGAGGAACACGTGGTTCGACGCGAGCGCCGTGGGCCTGACCCGGAGTCGCTGAGAGAATTGTTCTAAGGGGGAACCGCTATGGCGAGGAAAGCTAGAGTGACGCTCACACTCTCCGAGGACGCCTTGGCCCGGGTCCTAGCGACCAAAGACGCCCTCGAGGGAGACAGTATCTCGGCTACCGTCGGTAAGTTGGTGAAGTTCGGGTTCGCGTACCTCAGGGAGAAGTTCCCCGAACTGTTCGAGGGTATAAATCTCGAGGAGTACCGTGAGAAGGCGCGTGAGCGCTGGTTCGATTCCGGATCCTCTCGGTCATAGTTTTTAAACTCGGGTCAGGGGCCCCTCCAGGGAACCGCGTTGCGGGCACCTGAAGGCTTCCTTCTAGGTGGCATCAAACGCGAAGGTATAGGAGTCGGGTTGATCTTCTCGGAGCGTCGATGTGCCGTGGCGGGCACTTTCACCGAGAACACCCTCCGCGCCGCTCCGGTGGAGCACTCCGAGGAAGTGTGCGATCGAGGTGTCGCCCGCGGAGTGATAGTGAACAGTGGTCACGCCAACGCGATGACGGGTGAGGAGGGGTATCAGGACGTACTGCGCACGGCGGAAGCGATCGCTGAGCTAATGGGGGCTCCGGAGGACGAGATAGTGGTGTGTTCTACGGGCGTGATCGGTGAGCGTCCTCCTGTCGACAAGATCGTGAGGTACGCGCGCGAAGTTTGGGAGGATATAGGACCCACCGAACGGCACGTTCGGGAGTTTAGTCGGGCTATCATGACCACCGATACCGAGGAGAAAATAGCTTTGTACGAAGGCGATGGCTGGTCACTTCTCGGAATCGCGAAGGGTGCGGGTATGATACATCCGAACATGTCCACTATGCTCGCGTTCTTGCTCACCGATGTAGGAGCGAAACCGAAAGAGCTTCAGATGTGGCTACGCGATGTCGTGAACGACACGTTCAACATGATAACGGTAGATGGGGATGAAAGCACTAACGATTCCGTGGTGCTGCTGGCGAACGGCAGCTCGAACCTCAAAGTCGGCAGCGATGTTACCATCACGGAGTTCCAGCGCGCCCTGGAAGAGGTCTGTACGGAGCTCGCTGAGAAGATCGTACGAGACGGTGAAGGAGCGACGAAGCTCATGATAGTGTGTGTACACGGTGCGAGTAATGAAGTAGAAGCTCGGCGTGCGGCCCGTGCGATAGCGTCCTCAAACCTGGTGAAGGCGGCGCTGTTCGGCGAGAATCCGAACTGGGGCCGGATCGGAGCCGCTGTCGGGGCCGCACGCGTCGATGTTGATCCGGACGAGTTACGGATAGCTTTCCGCAGCTCAGAGGGCGAGATAGTGACCTACGAAGGAGGTCCAGTGGACTTCGACGAAGAGAAGGCTAAGCGCGTTCTCTCCGCGAGTGAAGTCGAGATTGTGGTGGACTTAGGCGTAGGTGACGCGTCCGCCCGCGCGTGGGGGTGCGACTTAACGTACGAGTACGTACGGATCAACGCGGAGTACAGGACTTGACCCTCCCCGCCTTAAAGGATGATTCGGGGCGTCGGCCCTCTGTTCAGTCACATCTTTCACTGGGCGGGCAGTCGAGCCGTTCAGAATGCATTTCGGGAGCAAATAGCGGGTGGGTTCGGGGCGATTTCTACGGATCGCCGATCGCCCGTGGTAACCCAAGAATAAAAACTCTCCCATCCTTTCAACCTTGGAGGATGAGGCTAGCAGCGTGAGGGGGCCTCACTTGACCGACAGGGAGGAAGTGGTAGAACTCCGCGGTCATATTATCGACTCACTCATTTTCTCCCGGGTACTGGACACTATCATGGAGATGGGCGGAGATTTTGAAATATTGGAATTCAAGGTAGGGAAGCGTAAAACGGACCCTAGTTTCGCGAAGATCCTCGTCAAGGGGAAGGATCCTGAGCATCTTAGAGAGATAGTCTCCGAACTACGCAAGTACGGGGCGGTCCCCGTTCACACGCAGGAAGTCCGACTGGAGCCGGCTCCGGCGGACGGCGTCTGTCCCCGGGGCTTCTACACAACTACGAACCACCGAACGTTCGTACTTTTCGACGGCGAGTGGATCGAGGTCGAGGACATAGAGATGGACTGCGCGATCGTGGTTTACCCGGAGGAACGCAGGGCAGTGGCTAAACCCATCCGAGAGGTTCGTGAGGGAGAGTTGGTGGTAGTGGGAGACAGAGGAGTGCGCGTGAAGCCCCCCGAGAGACCCCGCGGTAGGACTGGAATCTTCGGCTTCATGGAGAGCGAAGTCTCACCTGAAAAGCCCACACCAACGCTGATCCGAAGAATAGCTGAAGAACTAGAGTGGCACCGAAAGAACGGTAAAATCGTGGTAGTCGTTGGCCCTGCCGTGATTCACGCTGGAGCCCGTGATGATCTGGCATGGATGATCAGAGAGGGGTACGTAGACGTACTCTTCGCGGGTAATGCCGTGGCTACGCACGACGTTGAAGCTAGTTTATTCGGGACGTCACTCGGTGTGGATTTGGAGACGGGTGAGCCAGTAAAAGGAGGACACAGCCACCACCTTTACGCCATCAACGAGATCCGGCGAGTGGGCGGGTTACGCGAAGCCGTCGAGAAAGGAATCCTGAAAGATGGGATAATGTACGAGTGCATCGTCAACGATGTTCCGTACGTGTTGGCAGGCTCGATACGTGATGATGGTCCTATCCCGGACGTAATCACCGACGTCATGGAAGCCCAAGCGGAGATGCGACGTCATCTCAAGGGGGCCACCCTAGTGCTGATGATGGCGACGATGCTTCACTCGATCGCCACCGGCAACCTCTTGCCTTCCTGGGTCAAGACTATCTGCGTAGATATCAACCCGGCGGTAGTTACGAAGTTGATGGATCGAGGGACCGCCCAGGCTCTGGGAATAGTGTCCGACGTCGGTGTATTCCTACCGGAACTCGTGAAGGAGCTCAAGAGGGTCCGCGACGACGAGGCTTAGTCCACTCTTCCACCCTGCGCTCGATGAGTTCTTCCATCACCTTTTTAGCCTCTTCCAGCGCATCCTTCGTCCCCCTGAAGGCTAGGACCGTTGTCTTCGTCCCGCCCCGTTCAATCTCCCGTTGCACGACTTTTACGTCGCACCTTCGTTCCACCTCGGCGATCACGTCCGCGGGGACGCCCAGTGGTATTATCATATCATACTTCTTGGTATCTCGTTCGGACACCTTCGACACCCCCAGAGGGGGATGACCGTTGTCGGAAAAAAGTAGCCGGAAGGAGCGAGATGAGAAGACGGAGAAAGAGACCGCCAGACAGGGAAAGCACCGCCGCATCAGGGTCAAGTCTAGGCACTACGAAATGCCGTTTTCCCGAGGCGTTCTCGCCAGATCCCTCACAGCGATCGGCGTCGAGCCTCACAAAGCGTACGAGATTGCACTCAAGATCAAAGAAGAGCTGCAAGATGAAGGTATAGAGGAAATTAGCACTGATGAATTGGCGGATATAATCCGGACTAAACTTGAGGAAATCGATGAGACACTAGCGGAACGATATGAGCTATGGAGGAGGATTAAGAAGCGCGAGGAGCCGATAATAGTCTTAATTGGAGGAGCTTCTGGTGTCGGTACATCTACGATAGCCTCTGAGGTAGGACACAGGCTCGGTATTACGAACGTCATCGGTACCGACGCTATTAGAGAAGTAATGCGCAGAGTTTTAGCCGAGGAGTTGTATCCGACTCTCTATGAGTCTTCGTACACAGCTTGGAAGCGATTGCGCTATGAACCCGCCGAAGACCCTGTGATTACTGGGTTTCTTGACCACTCTGAACCAGTGGTGGTCGGTATTGAGGGAGTTGTGAATCGATCGATCAATGAAGGTATCCACGTGATCGTAGAGGGCGTTCATATCGTTCCACGATTGATTAAGAAGGAGATTCTCAACTACCCAAACGTGTTCGTGTTCATGCTCGCTGTAGAGGACGAAGAGGCGCATAAGTGGCGCTTCTACGCCAGGTCCAGGGATACCAAACTCTCACGACCCGCCGAGCGGTACTTGAAGTACTTCGAGGAGATCCGTAGAATCCACGACTTCCTCGTGGAGGACGCCGAAGAACACGATATCCCGGTGATCAACAACGAACATATCGATGAAACGGTGGACCAGATCGTGAGCTACATATCCTCTAAACTCCTGAAGGGTGAGAGAGAGCTATCCAAGAGCGTCTCCTGGTGGTGATGTATCTTGACGTTCCGCGAGAAGTTACGCGGTTGTAAGGTCGAGGAACTGATGACCAAAGACCCTATCACCGCGTCTCCTCAAGTTGGAGTGATAGAAGCGTTCGAGATCATGCTCAAGCATGATGTTGGAGCACTGCCGGTAGTGGACGATGAGGGGAGACTTATAGGGCTCGTAACCCGAACCGACCTCGGGCGCGCACTACTCGAAGACGAGTACGAGCCCGGAACCACCGTCGAAGAGGTGATGGAAAGGGACGTGGTAGTAGTTCACCCGGATGACACCTTACTCGAGGCCTTGAAACGCATGACCTCCGCCCCTGAGGGTATCTATAACCAGCTTCCCGTAGTCGACGATGAAGAGAAGCTGGTGGGAATACTGACGGACGGGGACATCCTTCGGTGGATAGCGAAGAAACTGTGAGGGTCAGAGCGCGGGAAGCGCCGGAGGAATTACTTTCGCTGTTACGTAAGCTCGGGCTCTCAATCGCCCGGACCAAGAGCGGCTACGAGGTTAGGGGCCCCAAATCTCGGTTTCTGAGGGCCCTTCAACATATACCGCCCAAGATGGCTATTCTGGCCCGCGAGACCGTCGAAGAATTAAGACGGGCAGTCGGGGTGGAAAGGCCCAGGTTATCCTATCGCCGTTAGAACACTATGTACTTGCCACGCAGTATATCTCGGTCTACCACGTATATGCGCTGCTTACCGCCTGAGTTTGATATCCATAGTGCCAAGGTTAAATGTTTAGATTTTGCATGTTCTGGTAATACCAGCACCATGGCCATTCTATCTCCGAAGTTTACGGTTCGATCGCCAACTTTCTCCTTCCCGGGTCCTAGAAGGGTTAGCTTTGCGGTTCCTAGTCGGGCAATCAACTGCTCGATTACGAGGCAACCTCTGGCACCCGTGGAGTGTAAGGCGCGCTCGATGCGTTCTTCTATGAGCGTATGTTTGCCATCACTTACGTTGCACAGTACCTCTCCGACAACTGCGTTGTAACGCACTTTCAGCTTCGGTCCATCCATCAACCGATTACCAAGCTCACGGCGTATCGCCCGCTTGATGGCGTTAACGTCGGGCTTTCCGTCGTACGATGCTTGGAACACGAACTTGGACCCTTTAATCACGGTACCCCTGGCGTCCAGTACCTTATCCTTCAACCGCTCCTCGATTCGTTTTTTCACGTCTTCCGGGTCCGCAGTCAACGGGACTAGAGCGTCCACGACGAAGACCGTGTATCCCTTGATCTTGACTTTCCTGACGTCTACGTTCTCCACACCACCCGCACTGCTTACGGCACTCTTCACGTCGGATGTCTTAACACCGGGCTTGGGCACGGCTAGGTATCGGACGACCGACACCTGGTAATCCTTCACTATGCTCGCATCGACCGTCCCTTCGGCCGCCGCTACGGCACTCTGTCCCCCCATCATGAAGGAGGGAATCGCGGATAGCACCATCATGGCTGCGAGAAAGATTATTCCGGCGGTGACGATGGATTTTCGGTGTCTTCGAATCCAGCCGAACAACGATCACTCCCCCTGGTCGAGCAGCATCTCCAAGTACGAGTGACGTACTCGCTTACCCTCGACTCTCAGCTCCTCCAAGATACTTACCAGCAGCTTCTCTTTCTCATCGACCTCCGACTCATCGTCCGCCTTACACTCCAGCTCGAGAAACGTGCCGAGACCCTCCACCTCATCCAGCGCCGCTACAACTTTTTCTCCGTTCACTTCGAGCGTGTAGACCGTCCTAAGCTTCTTTACTTCCGCGTGCTCTAGCGGCTCGAACCCTAGGTGGCGCAGGATGGCGTCGGTTGTCTCGAAATCGTCGACTACCACTTCTAACTCCACCCGTGACTTCTCGCGCCCTACCTTCGGTCCCTTGTAAGTTAGTGCGACTTTATCGTCGGAGCAGCGCAGTCGAAGTGCTTCGTCCGTCTCCGCGAAGTCACGGCAAGGATGCTGGTAATACAGGTCCCGCTGTCGGACGGTCCTTACCTTCTCTCCGAGCTCCTCCAAGCGCTTCCGCACGTCTTCGGGGTTCTTCAGCTTGACCTTAACCTCTACCTCGTACACACCGGATCACCTCCTCTTCAGTTCGATGACTACCTCGGGTTTCAAGAGCTGATACCCCAGGATCGCTCCCAAAGCGGCCGGGACGGCGCAGTCGATGCCGAACAGCTCGATGACCAGCACAGCGGACGAGATCGGAGCGTTGAACGTCGCAGCCAAGAACGCAGCGATAGCCGTCGCGGTTCCGGCCGGAGCGGACGGGCCCAACGTTTGACCCAGAAAAGACCCAAAAACGCGCCCACGCACACTGTCGGTGAAACCAAGCCCGCGGGTGTTTCACTACCGACTGTTAGCGCGGTGGCTACCATTTTGCCCAGGAACGATAGTAGCGCTTCTTCGGCTCCGATGCGGCCTAAGGCGGCCTTCGAGGCGTAGTCCAACCCCAATCCTACGGCTGTCGGAATAGCGATGCCTACCGACGCTACCCCGAGTCCTGCTAGGAGAGAACGTACGGGTTGACTAGGTACGGATTCGACGAACAGACGACGGGCTTCCTTGACGCACCGGCTGTACACGTATGCGAGTAACGTCGCCACTACGGCGATCACCAGGAGTTCCGGCAGGTGCTGTGGGCTGTAGTGATAAGGGGCGTTCCTCACGAGCAAGTAGCGCTTTCCTAAGGTCGAAACGTACACGGAGTATCCGGCAAGACTGGCTATCGTGCTGGGAAAAAGTACGACGTAGCGGGACCTCACGCGAAGGACCTCGATGGCGAACAGGGCCGCCGCCAGCGGTGCGCACAGAACCCCGGCCACGCCTCCCGAAATTACCCCCAGCACGGCCCATTTTCTTTCCATCTCCGACATTCCCAGCTTCGAAGCTACGTAGCCCCCTACGGACGCGCACGCCTGGGCACAAGGTCCTACTTGACCGCCACTACCTCCCCCGCCGATGACGAGACCCGCGAGTACCAACTTCGCCATCCCTCTGATGGGATTCGCGGGCTCGTTTGGGAACCCCCGGACGATGATCTCCATCCCGGTCCCTCGGAGCTCGGGATGTAGTGCCGCTAGGCTGCCGGCCAGCAGCATGAACGCCGGGATAACTAACGGCTCGTTCCCGACGGCCTTCTCCACCGTGCTTATAATTGAGGAGATGGCGACAGCACACGCTCCGCCGACAACGCCCAACGCCGCGGCCAAAACCGTCCACCGGGCGACGTGAATCAACGCCCCCGTCGACGGCAACTCTCCACCTCCGGGGGTTCTCGGCGGTGTGGACCCTGACGGTAAGTGCTGAGGGGGAACGCGGACCGTGCGGACGCGTGCGAGAGTTGTACTCAAATGACAAGGTCTCCGTGGCAGAAGTGAGTGTTCGGGGTGAAGGCGAAGAGCATTACCACCGACGCACGTTCGAGGTGTACTACGTGATCGACGGTCGTGGAAAAGTGGTGCTGAACGGTCGTCCCGTCGACGTGGGACCGGGGGACGTCGTCGCCATCGAACCGGGGACAAGGCATAAGGTGATCGGCAACCTGAGGATGCTGGTGGTGTGCATCCCCCCGTTCGACCCGGAGGATGTGTACCGGGTATGATGAGCTAAGCCTACGCCGACCTAGTGGGGAGTGAGGATACGGGTGAGCTGCCTGACCCACCCCGCGTGTTTATCGAACTGAGGTTAAGAGTTCCCGAAGAGGTACTATCGGCCCTGGATCCGGATTCCGATAAGTGTTGCGACAGAAGTGGGGACGTTGTCGAGGTATTCGTCGAAGGGTTCGGGGCGGCGAAATACGCCGTCGAGGACGTTCTGCGGTGCGTAAAAGTGGGCACCGACACGCTCGAAACCGTCAGGGGGAGCGAGAGTGCAGCCACTGACGAGGAGGAACAAGGACGAGCATCCCGCGGTTCTCGACCCGGATCGAACGATCGTCCTAGGTGACGTGACGGTGTCCCGAGACGCGGTGATAGGACCGGAGGTCAGACTGGGACCGGACGCCGTCGTACGAGGCGCTGTGATATCCGGACGTTGTGTCGTCTACAATTGTGAGCTCGGACGTTGTGCCGTAGGTCCTAAAACCACGGTCACGGGTGATGTTGGGGACGGAGTTACCATCCACTCGGGTACGATTCTAGGGCAGCTCCGTGTGAGCGGGGAGATCGAACCACCCGAGGTAGGTGAGGGGGCCTTCTTGGGACCTGGGGTTTCCGTTCTTCCGGGGACGGTCATAGGTCCGGAGTCCGTCGTGATGCCCGATAGTGTGGTGACCGAGCGCGTACCGCGTCGCGGAGTCGTCAGCGGAAATCCGGCGATGCCCACGGGGATGGTCGTCGACGCGGAGACGTTGATCCTGGAGTTCGATGGAAAGCGGCTGTTACTCGAAGGGAAACGGGGAACCGCCTTCGACGTCAGGCTGAGCGACGGCGAACTCGAAATCACCGAAGAGAGCCCCGATAACTTCGGAGCCGTGCTTGAGAAGGACGTAGTGAAGGTGGTTCGCATGGGACACGCGATACCCTTGCCCGCTGAGCGACCTTTCTCCATCCCCCTGCACGTACTGGAGGTACGAACGAAGGGGTAAGTGGGCGGTGCCGGTCCGCGAGTCACTACTGATAGACACCGATGTGCGCCGCTCGCTAGTGCTCGGGTCCGTATTGGAGATGTGCGAGGTGGAAAGAGCAGCCGTGTTGGGTACTGTTGCCCAGGGTAAGCGGTTCGAACACGGTGTTTTCGTGGCCGGGAAGCGGGTACCAGGCGAGGTAATC contains these protein-coding regions:
- a CDS encoding PhoU domain-containing protein is translated as MYPRGREATLAAVLHTILRDRPSTQKEIAEKVGVSRRYVTELLRPLIEEGAVRRTYTVDMSKLRRHFPELFEELGNFLYEDVEMHLEGVRPYFKRMTDLTLEQIETALIAVEENPEQAPKVIEMDEEVNRLDEEIRLYVRTLPVLHPCEEAGKVATLLLEISHCIERIGDYACNIAEVAETLGTLSDLQCWREVREAALEARSMVKTAYSIFLGRVKEEDLRHEAEKVYCAEDRVHKNIIRACEKAVEETKEFPEKADRLFGLSRITKDIERIADKAVDVVDFTRELVEGRPRDLTPEQEMRSTLPADGTH
- a CDS encoding cell division protein FtsZ, which produces MYYIGLGGFGCRFSTHASNAGLEVILCAGSRGDLLRVSEGEKIEVASGIGFSRDWRKASEELQEQAETIRETLERVGAEEPTVLAFGLGGAVGYALAQQILKEPPVPFIVLTTVPGESEDPQVRRNAAEQVKSVLGVSIKLPVLWVDNALGGYERVNRVLERTLLDLRDFLGVPVEELPNLAGNYALSPSISGEKVTGDVVKTSADEVRKLVKSREPEEHVVRRERRGPDPESLRELF
- the argJ gene encoding bifunctional glutamate N-acetyltransferase/amino-acid acetyltransferase ArgJ, with protein sequence MRAPEGFLLGGIKREGIGVGLIFSERRCAVAGTFTENTLRAAPVEHSEEVCDRGVARGVIVNSGHANAMTGEEGYQDVLRTAEAIAELMGAPEDEIVVCSTGVIGERPPVDKIVRYAREVWEDIGPTERHVREFSRAIMTTDTEEKIALYEGDGWSLLGIAKGAGMIHPNMSTMLAFLLTDVGAKPKELQMWLRDVVNDTFNMITVDGDESTNDSVVLLANGSSNLKVGSDVTITEFQRALEEVCTELAEKIVRDGEGATKLMIVCVHGASNEVEARRAARAIASSNLVKAALFGENPNWGRIGAAVGAARVDVDPDELRIAFRSSEGEIVTYEGGPVDFDEEKAKRVLSASEVEIVVDLGVGDASARAWGCDLTYEYVRINAEYRT
- a CDS encoding TIGR00300 family protein; this translates as MTDREEVVELRGHIIDSLIFSRVLDTIMEMGGDFEILEFKVGKRKTDPSFAKILVKGKDPEHLREIVSELRKYGAVPVHTQEVRLEPAPADGVCPRGFYTTTNHRTFVLFDGEWIEVEDIEMDCAIVVYPEERRAVAKPIREVREGELVVVGDRGVRVKPPERPRGRTGIFGFMESEVSPEKPTPTLIRRIAEELEWHRKNGKIVVVVGPAVIHAGARDDLAWMIREGYVDVLFAGNAVATHDVEASLFGTSLGVDLETGEPVKGGHSHHLYAINEIRRVGGLREAVEKGILKDGIMYECIVNDVPYVLAGSIRDDGPIPDVITDVMEAQAEMRRHLKGATLVLMMATMLHSIATGNLLPSWVKTICVDINPAVVTKLMDRGTAQALGIVSDVGVFLPELVKELKRVRDDEA
- a CDS encoding 2-phosphoglycerate kinase, which translates into the protein MSEKSSRKERDEKTEKETARQGKHRRIRVKSRHYEMPFSRGVLARSLTAIGVEPHKAYEIALKIKEELQDEGIEEISTDELADIIRTKLEEIDETLAERYELWRRIKKREEPIIVLIGGASGVGTSTIASEVGHRLGITNVIGTDAIREVMRRVLAEELYPTLYESSYTAWKRLRYEPAEDPVITGFLDHSEPVVVGIEGVVNRSINEGIHVIVEGVHIVPRLIKKEILNYPNVFVFMLAVEDEEAHKWRFYARSRDTKLSRPAERYLKYFEEIRRIHDFLVEDAEEHDIPVINNEHIDETVDQIVSYISSKLLKGERELSKSVSWW
- a CDS encoding CBS domain-containing protein, with the protein product MTFREKLRGCKVEELMTKDPITASPQVGVIEAFEIMLKHDVGALPVVDDEGRLIGLVTRTDLGRALLEDEYEPGTTVEEVMERDVVVVHPDDTLLEALKRMTSAPEGIYNQLPVVDDEEKLVGILTDGDILRWIAKKL
- the cyaB gene encoding class IV adenylate cyclase, producing MYEVEVKVKLKNPEDVRKRLEELGEKVRTVRQRDLYYQHPCRDFAETDEALRLRCSDDKVALTYKGPKVGREKSRVELEVVVDDFETTDAILRHLGFEPLEHAEVKKLRTVYTLEVNGEKVVAALDEVEGLGTFLELECKADDESEVDEKEKLLVSILEELRVEGKRVRHSYLEMLLDQGE
- a CDS encoding cupin domain-containing protein, with the protein product MWTLTVSAEGERGPCGRVRELYSNDKVSVAEVSVRGEGEEHYHRRTFEVYYVIDGRGKVVLNGRPVDVGPGDVVAIEPGTRHKVIGNLRMLVVCIPPFDPEDVYRV
- a CDS encoding acetyltransferase; this translates as MQPLTRRNKDEHPAVLDPDRTIVLGDVTVSRDAVIGPEVRLGPDAVVRGAVISGRCVVYNCELGRCAVGPKTTVTGDVGDGVTIHSGTILGQLRVSGEIEPPEVGEGAFLGPGVSVLPGTVIGPESVVMPDSVVTERVPRRGVVSGNPAMPTGMVVDAETLILEFDGKRLLLEGKRGTAFDVRLSDGELEITEESPDNFGAVLEKDVVKVVRMGHAIPLPAERPFSIPLHVLEVRTKG